Proteins encoded by one window of Desulfovibrio ferrophilus:
- a CDS encoding phage tail assembly chaperone, whose product MQIFNYHPVTGEYLGNGIARPDPLEEGRFLIPAHATEVAPPEAGERQASVWADQAWSLMEDHRGEIYYSTVTGEPVVIEYLGDVPKELTGIAPGDFQIWDAEAETWADDLQALNFLHASALRTERDRRVREVYDAAVMQLLRERRKAVAMAGDVAIVDALIADWDAYVDALCSLPDQPGFPWQGPDDLVVPWPEPPATKTA is encoded by the coding sequence ATGCAGATTTTTAATTACCACCCCGTAACGGGCGAATATCTGGGCAATGGCATCGCCCGCCCTGATCCCTTGGAAGAGGGTCGGTTTCTTATTCCTGCTCATGCCACGGAGGTCGCTCCACCCGAGGCTGGTGAGAGGCAAGCCTCGGTTTGGGCAGACCAAGCCTGGAGCCTGATGGAGGATCACCGGGGTGAGATTTACTATTCCACGGTTACTGGCGAACCAGTGGTCATCGAATACCTTGGGGATGTTCCCAAGGAGCTGACGGGAATCGCCCCCGGTGATTTTCAGATTTGGGACGCCGAAGCGGAGACCTGGGCGGATGATCTTCAGGCTCTGAATTTCCTGCATGCTTCTGCTCTTCGTACTGAGCGCGATCGCCGCGTGCGCGAGGTCTATGACGCTGCTGTGATGCAACTGCTGCGCGAGCGCCGCAAGGCTGTGGCCATGGCGGGAGACGTGGCGATTGTAGATGCCCTGATTGCCGATTGGGATGCGTATGTGGATGCCCTTTGTAGTTTGCCGGACCAACCCGGTTTTCCTTGGCAAGGCCCTGATGATTTGGTCGTGCCCTGGCCCGAACCCCCTGCGACTAAAACCGCATAA
- a CDS encoding phage tail protein, giving the protein MADYFTILTSQGKAAVANATALGTAISIAEMAIGDGGGAAMSPTAEMTALVNEVYRAEINNIAVETESPTIMRVELIVPTTVGGWTAREVGVFDDAGRLFAVGNFPDTYKPQLSEGSARELKVVVLLEVTESGVVNLSVDPTIVLATSKYVDDALAALEQLFTEQMNAALDESVGTMTPEDIGAAPANHTHPPDTPTGTVVAIAGTSVPDGWLECDGASLSTTSYAGLYAVIGSVFGSGTDAFNLPDLRGEFLRGWDHGRGVDSGRNFGSYQGEAFKSHNHAAKIPNAYCEGPGRGLIYMTPNATTTSVATTAVGGTETRPRNRALMFIIKY; this is encoded by the coding sequence ATGGCTGATTATTTCACGATTTTGACGAGCCAGGGCAAAGCTGCGGTGGCAAACGCAACAGCCTTGGGAACGGCAATTAGCATTGCAGAAATGGCCATAGGTGACGGTGGTGGTGCAGCGATGTCTCCCACTGCGGAAATGACGGCCCTGGTCAACGAAGTCTACCGGGCAGAGATCAATAACATTGCCGTCGAGACCGAAAGCCCAACCATTATGCGGGTGGAATTGATCGTGCCCACCACTGTGGGCGGCTGGACCGCTCGTGAAGTGGGCGTTTTTGACGACGCTGGCAGATTGTTTGCCGTGGGCAATTTCCCCGATACTTATAAGCCCCAGCTCTCCGAGGGTTCGGCCCGTGAATTGAAGGTCGTGGTCCTGCTGGAAGTAACCGAAAGCGGCGTTGTTAACCTGAGTGTTGATCCCACCATCGTGCTCGCAACGAGCAAGTATGTGGATGATGCCCTTGCGGCTCTTGAACAGTTGTTTACGGAGCAGATGAATGCGGCCTTGGATGAAAGCGTTGGAACAATGACCCCGGAGGACATCGGGGCCGCCCCAGCCAATCATACCCACCCACCAGATACCCCCACAGGGACCGTTGTCGCCATTGCTGGCACCTCCGTGCCCGATGGCTGGCTGGAATGTGATGGGGCGAGCCTGTCGACTACCAGCTATGCAGGGCTTTATGCCGTGATCGGATCGGTCTTTGGTTCCGGGACGGATGCGTTCAACCTGCCTGACCTGCGTGGCGAGTTCCTGCGTGGTTGGGACCATGGCCGGGGTGTCGATTCTGGCCGCAACTTCGGTAGCTATCAGGGGGAAGCATTCAAGAGTCACAACCACGCTGCAAAAATTCCTAATGCTTATTGCGAGGGGCCTGGGCGCGGACTGATCTACATGACGCCAAACGCGACGACTACATCTGTTGCCACCACTGCTGTGGGAGGCACTGAAACCCGCCCGCGTAACCGAGCCTTGATGTTCATCATCAAATACTAG
- a CDS encoding phage tail protein I, translating to MSNHLLPPNSTPRERALSEACSCLSAVPVPIRSLWNSATCPELLLPWLAWALSVDEWDVTWSEKQKRATIAAAVAVHRIKGTRGALNRAISALGYSVRVTEWFEAEPAGDPFTFRLTIEVDDRGIDDALLNTLERVVNKAKNTRSHLAGITVAARVAGTLFMGGTALSGDIVTVSPWAIGERQCSGTPCFALATVGYDSVTINPLGA from the coding sequence GTGTCTAACCACCTGCTGCCCCCCAACTCCACGCCACGGGAGCGGGCGCTCTCTGAGGCCTGTTCTTGCCTTTCCGCTGTTCCGGTGCCGATTCGTTCGCTTTGGAATTCGGCCACCTGTCCCGAACTCTTGTTGCCCTGGTTAGCTTGGGCGTTGTCTGTGGATGAATGGGACGTCACCTGGTCCGAGAAGCAGAAGCGGGCCACCATTGCCGCCGCCGTGGCTGTGCATCGCATCAAGGGCACACGCGGGGCTCTGAATCGTGCGATCTCAGCGCTGGGCTACAGCGTCCGCGTGACCGAGTGGTTCGAGGCTGAACCAGCCGGAGATCCTTTTACCTTTCGTCTGACCATTGAAGTGGATGATCGCGGCATCGATGATGCTCTGCTCAACACTCTGGAACGGGTGGTCAACAAGGCGAAGAATACGCGCTCTCATCTGGCAGGAATTACCGTGGCCGCGCGTGTGGCCGGGACGCTCTTTATGGGAGGTACTGCCCTAAGTGGTGACATTGTGACCGTGAGCCCCTGGGCCATTGGCGAGCGCCAATGCAGCGGCACCCCCTGCTTTGCTTTGGCAACGGTTGGCTATGATTCTGTGACCATCAATCCCCTGGGGGCATAA
- a CDS encoding baseplate assembly protein translates to MSSFEKIDLSKLPAPSLIEEFSFEQLLEAILADYLQRDPDHSAPVESDPAYKVLETAAHRELILRQRVNEAACAVMLAYASDVDLDNLAAFVPLQRKLVDPGDPDAYPPILPTYEGDEDFRRRVQLAPEGFSVAGPDGAYIFHALAVPEVKDAAVSSPTPGEVVVHVLGRIGDGIPDADVLETVQLVLSASETRPLTDHVTVLAAQAVNYSVQARLYVRSGPSTEAVQATALNSMASLAADRHVLGTGMPLSAVYAALHVEGVARVELASPAVDVNCDPHQAAYCTGIVLEVTSV, encoded by the coding sequence ATGAGCAGTTTCGAAAAGATTGATCTTTCCAAGCTCCCTGCACCGTCGCTGATCGAAGAGTTCAGTTTTGAACAGCTCCTCGAAGCGATTCTTGCCGACTATCTACAGCGGGATCCAGACCATAGTGCTCCGGTCGAGTCCGACCCGGCCTACAAGGTTTTGGAAACGGCGGCGCACCGTGAGCTGATTCTGCGGCAGCGAGTGAATGAAGCAGCCTGTGCCGTTATGTTGGCTTACGCCTCGGATGTGGATCTCGATAATCTGGCCGCATTCGTGCCCCTGCAGCGTAAACTCGTCGACCCCGGAGACCCGGATGCGTATCCGCCTATCCTTCCCACTTATGAAGGTGACGAGGATTTTCGCCGTCGTGTTCAGCTCGCGCCTGAAGGGTTCTCGGTGGCCGGGCCGGATGGGGCGTATATCTTCCATGCCTTGGCAGTGCCTGAGGTCAAAGACGCAGCCGTATCCAGTCCGACACCGGGCGAGGTCGTTGTGCATGTCCTTGGGCGTATTGGAGACGGCATTCCGGATGCAGACGTTCTGGAGACTGTGCAGTTGGTGCTCTCGGCGTCCGAGACGCGGCCCCTGACAGATCATGTGACCGTTCTGGCGGCGCAAGCCGTCAACTACAGCGTGCAGGCGCGGTTGTATGTGCGCTCCGGACCGAGCACCGAGGCCGTGCAAGCAACCGCGTTGAACTCCATGGCTTCCCTCGCGGCAGACCGGCATGTGCTGGGCACGGGGATGCCGCTCTCCGCTGTTTACGCCGCTTTGCATGTCGAGGGCGTGGCCCGTGTGGAGCTGGCTTCGCCTGCTGTGGATGTGAACTGCGACCCCCATCAAGCGGCATATTGCACGGGTATCGTCTTGGAGGTGACAAGTGTCTAA
- a CDS encoding GPW/gp25 family protein has product MRGMCAASGKSLDGIAHLRQSIRDILTTPLGSRVHRRDYGSRLPRLVDAPLNDGTLIELYAATAEAIAKWEPRFGLSSVKAERGEAGRVVLALTGTYLPEGKAVTLEGIIL; this is encoded by the coding sequence ATGCGTGGCATGTGCGCTGCGAGCGGCAAGTCTTTGGACGGTATTGCGCATTTGCGCCAGTCCATTCGGGATATTCTGACAACCCCCCTTGGGTCGCGTGTTCATCGGCGGGATTACGGCAGCCGTCTGCCCCGTCTGGTGGATGCCCCTTTGAACGATGGAACACTCATCGAACTCTACGCGGCCACGGCAGAGGCCATTGCCAAGTGGGAACCTCGGTTTGGCCTCTCCAGCGTTAAGGCCGAACGCGGTGAAGCAGGGCGTGTCGTGCTTGCTTTGACCGGTACCTATCTGCCCGAGGGCAAGGCTGTGACCCTGGAGGGCATTATCCTATGA
- a CDS encoding phage baseplate assembly protein V codes for MEAFRSSDLERRVARLICFGTVEEADYPAARVRVRMGKALSAWLPWLTQRAGNDRSWWAPSIGEQVVVLSPSGECAQGVILGSIYQAKYPAPAVSPHINRRVYSDGAVIDYDTESHRLHALIPGDAFVEASGDITAQVGKSINMQAGTRVTISAPLIELDAALIHLIGAIQTGGRGGEIYPVELNGPANQTGGDFVNEGHDVKASGISLTGHVHDCPHDGETGAPK; via the coding sequence ATGGAAGCGTTTCGCAGTTCTGATCTAGAGCGACGCGTGGCCCGCCTGATCTGCTTCGGTACGGTGGAGGAGGCGGACTACCCGGCGGCTCGCGTGCGTGTGCGCATGGGTAAGGCACTCTCCGCGTGGTTGCCCTGGCTGACGCAACGCGCCGGGAATGATCGTTCCTGGTGGGCACCGAGTATCGGGGAGCAGGTGGTGGTTTTATCCCCCTCTGGCGAATGCGCCCAAGGCGTGATCCTGGGCAGTATCTATCAGGCGAAGTATCCAGCGCCTGCGGTTTCTCCGCATATCAACCGCCGTGTCTATTCGGATGGCGCTGTCATTGATTACGACACCGAGAGTCACAGGTTGCATGCCTTGATTCCAGGGGATGCCTTTGTGGAGGCTTCCGGTGACATCACCGCTCAGGTCGGGAAAAGCATCAATATGCAGGCAGGGACGCGTGTCACAATTAGCGCTCCCTTGATTGAACTGGATGCGGCGTTGATCCACCTGATCGGAGCTATTCAGACCGGCGGCAGAGGTGGCGAGATTTATCCCGTTGAGCTGAATGGACCAGCCAACCAGACGGGCGGTGATTTCGTGAACGAGGGGCACGATGTGAAGGCTTCCGGCATTTCTCTAACCGGCCATGTGCATGACTGCCCACATGATGGTGAGACGGGAGCACCCAAGTGA